One window of Oryza brachyantha chromosome 12, ObraRS2, whole genome shotgun sequence genomic DNA carries:
- the LOC102701134 gene encoding protein P21-like: MDAPMEYLIIALVSSSLLLAAVVDAANITMVNRCSYTVWPGALPGGGARLEAGQSWSIDVAAGTPAARIWPRTGCSFDGSGRWRCVTGDCAGALSCSVSGEPPTTLAEYTLGRPGGGGDDFFDLSLVDGFNVPVSFQPTSGGAGCSKGRGPSCAVDITARCLPELQVPGGCASACGKFGGDAYCCRGQFERECPPTSYSIFFKQLCPDAYSYAKDDQTSTFTCPAGTDYRIEFCPPTSAVTTGEHEDEDVAGEIASA, translated from the coding sequence CAATGGAGTACTTGATCATCGCTCtcgtgtcgtcgtcgttgctgctcgccgccgtcgtcgacgcggCGAACATCACCATGGTCAACCGCTGCTCCTACACGGTGTGGCCGGGCGCGCtcccgggcggcggcgcgcgcctcGAAGCGGGACAGTCGTGGTCcatcgacgtcgccgccggcacaCCAGCCGCCAGGATCTGGCCGCGCACCGGCTGCTCCTTCGACGGTAGTGGCCGCTGGCGCTGCGTCACCGGCGATTGCGCCGGCGCGCTGTCCTGCTCCGTCTCCGGCGAGCCGCCCACCACGCTGGCGGAGTACACCCTCGGCCGccccggaggcggcggcgacgacttcTTCGACCTGTCGCTCGTCGACGGGTTCAACGTACCGGTGAGCTTCCAGCcgaccagcggcggcgccggctgcaGCAAGGGGCGCGGGCCGAGCTGCGCCGTCGACATCACGGCCCGGTGCCTCCCCGAGCTCCAGGTCCCCGGAGGCTGCGCCAGCGCGTGCGGCAAGTTCGGCGGCGACGCCTACTGCTGCCGGGGCCAGTTCGAGCGCGAGTGCCCGCCGACGAGCTACTCCATATTCTTCAAGCAGCTCTGCCCCGACGCCTACAGCTACGCCAAGGACGACCAGACCAGCACCTTCACCTGCCCCGCCGGCACCGACTACCGGATCGAGTTCTGCCCGCCGACGAGCGCCGTGACAACCGGCGAGCACGAGGACGaagacgtcgccggcgagatcGCTTCTGCGTAA
- the LOC121056070 gene encoding spidroin-2-like, which yields MGAATRKLVRRPSLLAAAALWTAATVQPASAAAALPGGGAPPSSSPSTASKKIPVEGGGPHEEYVPAAEVASALPVPIPDGNPVEGAFAGGGLGGNQAFFPGSSGYGTAAGLGAGGFGPYGYGGGPGGLGPGTYGYNGPLYFNSATRRGGSPAAAGSCAAVLLLLSAAVHIII from the exons ATGGGCGCCGCCACTCGCAAGCTCGTCAGGCGCCCGTCGCTCCTTGCCGCCGCGGCGTTGTGG acggcggcgacggtccAGCCCGCgtctgcagcggcggcgctcccCGGCGGAG GtgcgccaccgtcgtcgtcaccgtcgacgGCGAGCAAGAAGATACCAGTGGAAGGGGGAGGGCCGCACGAGGAGTacgtgccggcggcggaggtggcgtcgGCGCTGCCGGTGCCGATCCCCGACGGGAACCCCGTGGAGGGCGCGTTCGCCGGGGGCGGGCTCGGCGGCAACCAGGCGTTCTTCCCGGGCAGCAGCGGgtacggcacggcggcgggcctcggcgccggcgggttCGGGCCGTACGGCTACGGCGGCGGGCCGGGAGGGCTCGGGCCAGGGACGTACGGATACAACGGGCCACTGTACTTCAACTCAGCGACGAGGAGAggcggctcgccggcggcggccggatcatgcgccgccgtgctgcttCTCCTGTCGGCGGCCGtgcatattataatataa
- the LOC102709129 gene encoding CBBY-like protein gives MAAARCLLLRASPPAPTPREISKASSSSSSSAAASLPLRSAVPPSSSRRVRPLRCSSSSSSSSSSSQGSASPDIALLLEVEGVLADVYRFANRQAFNVAFQNLGLDCANWTEPIYADLVRKASGDEERMLLLFFNRIGWPTSLPTNEKESFIKSVLREKLKALEVFSASDSLPLRPGVEKFIDDALNEGVPVAILTTYGRNGEKTSRSIIEKLGQERTSKLHIIGQEDVERSLYGQLVLGEGIASSLDEQLVREAQKAASAEKQRIAEEVASILKLSVDINAASESSEKIIITLRAGSEYVGRDVQNCILVAGSQSGVLAAERIGMPCIVVRSSLTARAEFHSAKAVMDGFGGTDLTISKLLSKKWS, from the exons atggccgccgctcgctgtcTCCTGCTCCGAGCTTCGCCGCCAGCGCCGACCCCGCGGGAGATTTCGaaggcctcctcctcctcctcctcctccgcggctgCCTCGCTCCCTCTCCGCTCCGCCGTTCCCCCGAGCTCCAGCCGCCGTGTCCGGCCGCTCCGGTGCtcctcttcgtcgtcgtcgtcctcctcctcgtcgcaaGGCTCTGCGTCGCCGGATATCGCCCTTCTCCTTGAAGTGGAAGG AGTTCTTGCAGATGTCTATCGCTTTGCCAATCGCCAAGCTTTCAATGTAG cATTTCAAAACCTTGGGCTGGATTGTGCAAATTGGACAGAGCCAATATATGCTGATTTAGTGAG GAAAGCTAGTGGTGACGAGGAAAGGATGCTGTTATTATTCTTCAACAGG ATCGGGTGGCCTACATCATTGCCAACTAATGAGAAAGAATCATTTATAAAAAGTGTTCTTCGTGAAAAG CTCAAAGCTTTGGAAGTGTTCTCAGCTTCTGATAGCTTACCGCTGCGACCTGGAGTTGAAAA GTTCATTGATGATGCACTTAACGAGGGTGTGCCTGTGGCCATATTGACAACATATGGGAGAAATGGAGAGAAAACTTCAAG ATCTATCATTGAAAAACTAGGCCAAGAGAGAACAtcaaaattacatattattGGGCAAGAAGATGTTGAAAGAAGCTTATATGGGCAACTTGTTCTTGGTGAAGGAATTGCGTCCAGTCTGGATGAACAGCTAGTTAGGGAAGCACAAAAGGCTG CTTCTGCAGAGAAGCAGAGGATAGCAGAGGAGGTTGCATCCATTCTAAAACTTAGTGTTGACATCAATGCAGCGTCTGAAAG CTCCGAGAAGATTATAATCACTCTGCGTGCTGGGTCTGAGTATGTTGGACGCGACGTTCAAAACTGCATTCTTGTCGCAGGTAGCCAATCTGGCGTTCTTGCAGCTGAGCGCATTGGTATGCCATGCATAGTTGTTCGAAGCAG CTTAACCGCCAGAGCTGAATTCCACTCTGCGAAGGCCGTCATGGATGGATTCGGTGGCACTGACTTGACCATTTCGAAACTGTTGAGCAAGAAGTGGTCTTGA
- the LOC102701410 gene encoding putative NAC domain-containing protein 94: MKDKRLERIIKESGSPGSAGTGSAALAGVEEDLQDDDLVFPGFRFHPTDQELVRFYLTRKVEKKPFSIDIIKELDIYKHDPWDLPKASHGVVLQGSSSTTEKECRYFFCLRGRKYRNSIRPNRVTGSGFWKATGIDKPIFSLTGAGGDCIGLKKSLVYYRGSAGRGTKTDWMMHEFRLPSSSPAPDHPAAANANLQDAEIWTICRIFKRSTSYTKGRAAAASMNKRSHHHQLQHMQHIQQQQHYYHHDHYRRHYASMAAATNSVAVESSDAETTRSQLPQPYCHVDLADIRHHRQSAPFMLDFHAGASSSSSVGFTDQSTVTAAAQPALSSTGWSELVSLRDGGGSSGNSSWDELGRIMEISTNSPNYM, from the exons ATGAAGGACAAGAGGTTAGAAAGGATTATCAAGGAGAGTGGCAGCCCAGGCTCTGCAGGAACAGGATCAGCAGCTTTAGCAGGTGTAGAAGAAGATTTGCAGGATGATGATTTGGTGTTTCCAGGGTTTCGATTTCATCCGACGGATCAAGAGCTGGTGCGTTTCTATCTGACGAGGAAGGTGGAGAAGAAGCCTTTCAGTATCGACATCATCAAGGAGCTCGATATCTACAAGCATGACCCTTGGGATCTTCCAA AGGCGAGCCATGGCGTGGTGCTGCAGGgatcgtcgtcgacgacggagAAGGAGTGCCGCTACTTCTTCTGCCTGCGAGGGAGGAAGTACAGGAACAGCATCCGCCCCAACCGCGTCACCGGCTCCGGCTTCTGGAAGGCCACCGGCATCGACAAGCCCATCTTCTCgctcaccggcgccggcggcgactgcATTGGTCTCAAGAAGTCGCTCGTCTACTACCGCGGCAGCGCCGGCAGGGGCACCAAGACCGACTGGATGATGCACGAGTtccgcctcccctcctcctcgccggcgcccgatcaccccgccgccgctaaTGCCAACCTCCAAGACGCA GAGATATGGACGATCTGCCGGATCTTCAAGAGGAGCACGTCGTACACCAAGGGCagggcggccgccgcctccatgaACAAGCGAAGCCACCATCACCAGCTTCAGCATATGCAGCAcattcagcagcagcagcactacTACCACCATGACCACTACCGTCGCCACTACgcctccatggcggcggccaccAACAGCGTCGCCGTCGAGTCGTCGGACGCCGAGACGACGAGGTCTCAGCTGCCTCAGCCTTACTGTCATGTCGACCTTGCTGATATTCGTCATCACCGGCAGTCGGCGCCGTTCATGCTCGACTTCCATGCTggggcgtcgtcgtcgtcgtcggttgGGTTCACGGATCAgtcgacggtgacggcggcggcgcagccggcgCTGTCGTCGACGGGGTGGAGCGAGCTGGTGAGCCTCAGGGATGGCGGCGGGAGCAGCGGAAACAGTAGCTGGGATGAGTTGGGGAGGATCATGGAGATCTCCACGAATTCTCCTAATTACATGTAA